The Nicotiana tabacum cultivar K326 chromosome 1, ASM71507v2, whole genome shotgun sequence genome segment AGAGCCATTAAAGTTGTCCAAGATACTACATCCTGATAATCCATCTGCTCAAACAGAGAACGGGCAGCTACTACATTTCCAACATTAGCATACCCATCGAGCAAACAATTCCAAGTAACAATATCCCTCGAAGGCATATCCATAAACAGTAAATTTGCAGCCTCCATATCTCCAATCCCCACATATCCAGATAACATGGAATTCCAACTAAATACATCCCTTTCCGGCATTACATCAAAAACACGACGCGCAAAATTCACTTCTCCATTTTTCACATACCCGTCAATCATAGTATTCCAAGTCACCAAATCTGAGTCAGAACTTAAATCAAACACCTTCCGTGCATCATCAATCCGCCAACAAACTGAGTACATATGAATCAAAACATTCCTAGTGTACAAATCCAACTCAAACCCACATTTCACAATATGGGCATGAATCTTCTTACCTTCTTTTACCATACCCAAATCAGCACAAGCCTTAAACAATATCGGAAAGGTATAATTATTCTGAAATATTCCATTTTTAACCATCTGATCATAGTAAAAAAACAAAGCTTTACTTGGTTcatcaaaattcacaaaactttTCATGATTGTATTACAAATAAAAGCATCTGGGGTTTCAAGATTCTCAAAAATCTTTACAGCATGAGTTAAAGTGAGCTGTGAAGAGCAAAGTTTCTTCACAACTCGACCTGCAGCTAAAGGGTGTTGAAAAATGCCTGAAAGTATGAGCTGGGAATGTATTTGATTAAAATATTTCAAGTTTGGGGTGCAAGAATCTAAGATACGTAAAATGGGGTGGCTTAAATTCAATATCTGTGCACTATTGTTGTTGTATGGGTCAAAAGATTCAGCATCATGTTGATCAGACCAGAGCTTTGGAGGGGGCTTTGAAAGGTTTATTTGGGTTTTGATGAACTTATTAACGTATTCTGAAGAAAGGGAGAGGGATTGCTTGGGATGTTTAAATCTAACGGCCATTTTTTCTCCCGCGAAATTTGGCGGCCACTGGAAATGTTATTACTAGAACCCTTAAGAAATTCGTGCTTGCTGCTTGGTGGAGAATACGCGGCGCGGGCTTTTATTGAAGTACCAAATTTTATTGCAAATTTGCATACATCCACAAATTCTATTACTTTCTCATGGcgtatgtaattttttttattaagatCATATTTTTATTGTTACTCATTTCTAACATAATACACGTTTCAAGTCCGGATAAAGGATGTTCATTGCGATAAATTGGCAGTTAGTATAAAATTTGTCAATTTGTGACgaatttcatcacaaaatatcATTGAGACGTGCTCACCTAGGCACGCATTATGCCTGACACCCAGAAGTGATGAAAAATGAGTAGTGGGTGCCACCACAAGTCGGAACTGAGGCATAGTTGTTAGTGTTGCTACTCATTTGTGATATATAGTCTTTCACATTTTTAATAACTAAATATATCCACATAACTGGTGTTTTTCCTTTACCTACTTtcttataaatatatattattttatttgctATTCAATAATTAGTTTTATTAAAGTGTAtacatttaataaaaatcaacttAATTTCGTTTGGTGAGAAATTTTAGTTTTGATTGGTGAGAATATTATTCAATTATGGAATATAAGGTTTTCTTTTTTTTGTGCAACGTCCACAGAATTTGATGTTTTTGGCAAGAAATTTACGAAAAAGCATCACCATATTATAAATATATCAATTTTTGGAACACATATTAGGTTTCTAATTGCCAGAATTTGAGTTGAGTAATATTGCCAATTTCATGTTAGTTAAGGGAATAAAGAAAATTAGAATGTGAGAATAATAATCAGAAAGACAAAATAAACTATGTGTTGATAGTTTAATAGAAAATTGTCGATCAAACATTTGACATAAAAGACTGGCTATAACAGTTTATGTAAGGCAGAGTAATGTCCTTGACTAGTTAATTTCCAttatcttcttctctttcttaACATTCGTGTTTATCTACCTTTTATTTACGTCCTCTACTACTTAAGTGACCATTTGCGTATTAAACCAACTAAAACAGCTCCCGCTTGACTTCTGTCACTCCATATCTTGCAAATGTTGTTCCCCCTGTATTTACTACTTAATTGTGAGcggaaaaaaattaaatttattcaACACCATTTCACAGCACCCAATGTTTCTTCTCTAGCTCAGCCAGTCACCCAGATATCTTTCAAGTAACCGATCAAGAATGCGTCACTTCACTAACTAGTAGATCCATGAAATAAAGAGAAATGTCTTAGCTTTGCAAAAAATAGGCACACAAGTGCGATATTCTGATTCCAACATTCCTCAGATAAAGGGGGCATTGCAGAAAACCAGAACCTTATCCTTCACATTTTGAAATAATTCCAACAGCAAAAGGAAAAACTAACAAACAAATCAATACACTAACTAACTAGAGTTGCAACCCTAAATCGGAAACATTTCTAATCAACATCTCCAGTCCACATCCTGGAATGGTTGTTATATACTTCTCCATTTTTTGCCTCTAAGTTCTTACGACATCTCTCTGAACCGAGCAATGGCCTTCTTTTGTATGAGAGTCTTGTAACTGTCACCAGCCTGTACTTCAAGGTTTGGGTCAACCTTCTTGGGCTGATGAATTCCAAGTCCTGCTCTACGTTCAGATGCTTGAGCTTGGACTGGCTCTACCATACCACTTCCATCCTTCCCCAATCCCTGAATTCATGACaataaaagaaaccaaaaacAATTCCCAAAATACAGTGTTAGGCTTTGACATACGAGAAGGAATACCAATTTGCAGCCAGGGCATCACGAGCTCATACAAGTATATACACAAAATGCAGTGTTAACCTCCCACatattttagaagaaaaaaaaggctGTAACCCTTAATAAACAATTCAGCAGCACCGGACCGATGAAATCGATATAAGCTTCTTGTTTTTTATCAGTATAATCAATATAAGGTTATTAGTCGGGATCCATATATGGTACAAAGGAAGAACTAAATCTGTATTAGGTGATACCAATTAGTTGGAATACGTTTTAGTAATGTCAGCATGTTTACTTTAGGTCCAATGTTTTTATGAGTATTTTGGTCCTGTAAGAGATCTACAGGCTAATGGAGAACCTCTAGTGCTTTCacttctattttttaattttattttgatataatagcgGACTAAGATGAGCTTAAATGGAGCGATATGGCAATTGAGGATCCATAAAGCCATCCCAACTTGCTTGGGATTGAGGTGTAGTTATTGTAGTTGTAATTAGTATAAGGTTATCAACAACATTTTTAGATGAAGGAGATTATGAACAACATTTTTCTGCGATCAAATAGATATGAAGTCTATGAAGAGTTGTAGGGTAAGAGATGATACCAAGCCCTCCTGCCATCCCATGTTGCGGAGCATACGGTTGCCCACATTACTCTCGTCGATAGCCCGGTCAGCAGAGATCACCTCAAAGCTCTGACTATTTGCTTCTGCACTACGTCCACCTCCAACACCAGGTGGGAAAGGTGTTGGATCAAAAACACCTCTTCTAGATGTTGAGTCTCGATCTTGAAGCCCAgcaataatagaaaacaaatttTCTCACAAGTTAATACACATAGAAACAAATCTAGCAACCACCATTGGAATCTTCATCTTTTGAAGTTTTCCAACTAAGCAAGGTCTGGACCTACAGAAAAGTTTTCAACTATGGAAGAATTGCATCCTATTACAGAAATGAAGAGAAGACTCTTACAAAAAACCATGGCGCATTAGAAACCTCAGGAGGAAAGGGAGGGTGGGATAGGAGGGagggagagagggagagagatgcAAAGCTGAGAAGAGTTGAAACAAGCTGCATTAGCCCAAAATGTTGAGTGAATTCTTACTTGAATCTCCAAGATCTGATGCATCATCTCCAAAGGCTGAAGATGAACCATACAAGCTCCTCCGCTCAGCAGCACGATCTCGGTATGCAGTTGTAGTTTGAGACTGCTCCTTAGTAGATGGAGGCTGCGATGGCATCTCTGAGAACCTTCTTTTACCACCTCCAGCTGGTACTGGGGGCATATAAGAACCCAAAGCAGATGCATCTGTCCTAAAGGGCGCTGCAGAGGCATCTGCATTTGTTAATGAGGGAGCTGTGCTTGGTGGCATGGTATGTGAGGTGGATGAACTTCCAGATGATCCTGTATACAGGGTATCCGATTTCACAACTCCTAAACCAGAACCTCTTATTACGCCCTTCAAAGTGCCCCCAGAGCTGTTAGTCACAGACCTAGGCTTATCCGGAGACTCAAAACTCACAGACTGAAAAGTTGAGTTTCCTGCAAGTCCTGGACTAGCTGTAGCATTCTCTCTAGCAGTCAAGGGCTCAGCTTTTAACTTGGTTTTCGCTGCAGGTCCTACTGAGTTAGATCTGTCTTCACCCACTGTCTGGTTGTCTTCAAGCGCCACGCGGGGAGCTTGACCTTCATGACTTCTTTGCTTCCACATTGATAATACATTATTCATTTTCTTCTTATTGGCAAGGATGCTGCTTTTTGAGGCAAGTTTTATCTCTTTTGCCTtctccttctctttcttttcagCAGCTATTGCTGCAGAGGCAGCAGCCTGGATAGCGTCGGGTAGTGAGGAAGCCTTCTCACCAGCTACTACAATAGCTGGTGCAGATATAACAACTTTCTTAGTGTTTGAGCCATCAGATGATTTGGTAGTTTCAGTTTGTCCCTCTGCTGCTTTGGTGTCATTGTGATTGGTACATGGTACATATTGCTGAGTTTTCTGGTCGTAAGTATACCAGATCCCATTGTTACCGTCATAATACAAACCTGCAAAAGCAACAATAATTGCGATGGTGTCACATTTTACCTACACCCGTAATTACGTCCTAGGGTTTACCAAGACCTTTTCATAACCCAGCTCCCAACACATAAACTTGAGAAAAGAGAGAATCACTACAAGATGAAACAGAAATAGAAAGATAGTTTTTTCCCAAGTATTATTAATGCAATAGCAGCAATAATCACATAAAAAATAGGCTCAAACAAGACTGCCAGATGAAACACAAACCTCCTGAAAGAATGAAACCTAGCACACCCTTAAAATAGGCAATTGGacaatatttggttgaagttggagggaaaaaaaaaaaaaagagcacttgaagttgaagttaaaaagagtatttgaaagttaaatgtgtttggacattaaTTTCACCTGAAAAAATGAAGTTGAAGATTGGTGAGTAAAaacaattttcacttgaaatgcCCCTCAAACAAGTCTTTCAACACTTCACCCCTATTTGAAATACTAAAGTTCAGTTCAGtatttacaaaataataaatgatatttaTGGCCAAACATAAGTGGAATTGGTAGATTATTGGACTGAGAAAATAAGACAGCAGGTGCACAACTCAGTTAAAGTCATTGTCATTCACCCCCCCCGGCCCACACACACAAAATAAAAATTCCCCCTGATCATAGTATAGATTCTCAtacaaaagcaaaagaaataaTGTGGAACCATTTCTCCCTACATGTGAAGAATTTTCAGATGGGTGACCTTTCACACTTAGCAGCTTACGAGCAAGGGACCCGAATGCCATCACAGTTCCCAGCACTTTATAGACCAAATGTAGATATACTGGACTATAATCTCTAATTgtttataaagtaaaaaaaaaatctctaTCCAGCCAAGTCTTCACGAGAAGAAACGGGCACCAAAATTGCACTAGCTTCTCACATTCCGGGGTCAACTTGAAGGACATTGAGATCTGCAACATTATCTACTAAATGGACCTCTGCAGTCTCACTTAGACTGCCATACAACCCCATGGCACCCAAAAGGCACAAGACGTGAGCAGACAAAGTGTCCACTATTTCATGTACTTAGTTAAAAAGCATCAGCTAATAATATGTGCTTAACCAGACTTGGTTCATATATGACACGAAGCGAACAGTGGTTTAACATAAACTGGAAACAAACCTGTATTCCCATCATAATAAAAACCAGAAGCAGCATCATAATAATAGCCAGAAGCTTCATCCCAGACAAATCCAGATTGTGGAGCAGAATTCTGACCAGCAACTTCTCCACTGCGCTCTTGTCCACCAGTTGACAGTTTATCATCAGGATTATATTCTTTTGGTGCCCATCCAACAGCATCATACTAAAAGCATGGAGGAGGTATAATTAGACAAGTGTAACTTGACCTAATTCTATTGGATGATTATAGTGTGCTAACATGCATCAAATGACGAATCAACATTTTAGAGTCTTCTATTGAAAGATGAACAGATGTCTATCCAACCAACGTAAAAGAAAGCTACAAACTACACAATGCCTAAGCTATCACTTGGTGACACTCAAAGCTCATTCTTTGCAGCAATAGTCTCCCCATCTCACCCACCCACCCCCAACCCTGCCGCGAAACAGAACAGAATTATGAAATGAAACCGTTGCATAtggataaaaacaacaatagttAGCTTTTACTCCCATTTATTCCAAACAATTACAGAGAGAAGTACAGCGCAGAGTCAGCTTAATTAAGAGAAATTAATAAAAATGATTAGTAAAAGCGCAGTGATTCTACTAATCTGCAGAAAGTACCAAAAAGGAAATACAACATCGGAAGTCTTCAATACATTTGAGAAAAGGATGAATAATGTTTCAATATTTGAGAAATGGATGACATATCTTAAGTTATTCGATTGATACACTCTGACCAACTGCATGAGATGTATTTAATCAACTTGCAGCAATTTAGAAAAGCTACTAAGCAGATATGAATGGAAGGAATTCACCCATTCAGACTAAAATTACTTGTTCAAGATCATCTCTCTCTAACAAAGGTATCTGTAGGCAGCAAATTTCCCCAGCGTAACAAAAAAAATGAACAGAGCTATAACCAAGGTAAAGAGTAGGAGAACCTGTTGAGCAAAAGTTGCTGCTTCAATAGCAGCAGCTGCAAGGCTACTAGTCTGAGAAGCATTTGATCCTGGTCCAAGGATACTTTTTGCATATGCAACTCTAAGAATCTGCCCATTCTTCTCCAATGTTGTACCGTTTGTTGCTTCAAGAGCTTTAGTAGCTTCCTCCACCTGAGATATACGAAAATAGCACAATTAAGATAACTTCAGAAAAAGATCAAGTTCCTACTACAGACTTCATCCAATTTGCTCGTTGACAAATAAAGACTAGAATCCTTACAGGGAACAAGCCTCTAAGCAATGCAGAAAATGGAAATATTATACATGACAATGGTAAAATACTATATGAAGAGAACATGAACCACCTTGTATGTTTTTCCCTTTTGTGAATGAAACCCTTACTCATCCACAAAAAACAGAAGGAAAAACATATTGATATTCATGTTCCTAATCACCAATATAATCTACAAAAAGAATGTTTTACACAAACTTCTCAAAATGAAAATATCATATAAATTTTCCCATGGCCAACCAAAAATAAGGATGTGTACTCCTATTGATGCTCCGTGCCATATATGAATATTCAATCACTTCAATAACAACCAAAACTAAACGTACAGAATAGAAGTGCACAAATGCAAATCCCCTCGAGACGTGAGTGAACTTGTCTCTGACAAGACGAAGATCCTGCACATATTAAGTTGTTAGACAACTAGATAGGAGCCAGGAAACACAAAAGAAGGGCAACAATGTCAagaaaaaatcaccttaataGGAGCGTGTTTGGAAAATTCATAACGAAGCATCTCCTCATCTGCATTTTCATCTAATCCACGGACAACTAAGACATGTGTGGGACCTGATAAAGTATCAAATTAAGATCAATCCAACTATGCTAATTAAGTGCCCGTTTGGGGAATTGGAGACCCTCTTAATCAGGATTTAGTGGGAAGGCAACACCTGTTCTTTTCTAAGAATCCTAGTTTGGCAAGAACCTGAACTCCTGAGATGTGTGGGACAACTAAGACATGTGTGGGACCTGATAAAGTATCAAATTAAGATCAATCCAACTATGCTAATTAAGTGCCCGTTTGGGGAATTGGAGACCCTCTTAATCAGGATTTAGTGGGAAAGCAACACCTGTTCTTTTCTAAGAATCCTAGTTTGGCAAGAACCTGAACTCCTGAGATGGCCTTAAGCTGGATTTGGTCCAAAGAATACGGCCTAAAAGTCTGGAGTGCTGTGACCACATCTTTTAATTTTCCTTACCCAAAAGTAATTACCACCTTTATACCTATCTCTCTTCCCATTTTCTCTCTTTCCTCCATATAAATATAAGTAATAACATGCCAAACCAAGATTACGTGAAATCCCAAATAACCTTTACGTTTTAAAAAACAAGGACCGAACGTGCATTAGATTATACTGGATATAAATTGCCTTTAAAATCGGTTGGATTCAATCTATTCCATACTTGGAAGTTCCAAACAAGAACCTAGATATGAGCTGAACATATCATATATTAGTAACCTGCTTCGCCTCTCCTCCCCAGAGAGCTAGAGTTGGATGATGCCATGTCTGCTGGAGGAGCATCATCTGTCCGTGGCTCATTACACTGTTTCAAAGAGGAGAAAACAGGATCACCATAGCTATCATAGGATGATACCAAGAAAAAACTTGTGCGCTGGAGCTATATCATGATAATAACTTTATGCATCTATGAACAACTCAGCCAAGACATTTGTCAGACTGCAGATAAAGAAAATATCTGATCGGTGTAAAGTATAAAAAAAACAAGACTACCCAATGTTACTATTTTGAACACAAACAGCAGCATCCTTAACTCCAACTCTCTGTtcacaaaccattgcatacaagACATATTTGCATCTTTTAATTAGATCAACATTGATAGCAAATGTAGTTCAgtcttcaatcaataaaaaatggCAGAAATCTACATTTCATATAAGTTGTATATACACAAAAGAGCAGGGGCTGTGAGAATGCACCGATTTTTCCCAACAAACATGTGCAAAtattgttttttaaagaaaaaaaaacaaaattgaacacgaacagtgaaaatatataaaattaccaTCTAGGAAAGATGATAAAAATCATGTGTGTGTGCATGTATGTTGGATAATGGGTGGCTTCGATCAAAGTCGAAGCAATTTACAAGTTTCATAATAAATTATCTTCTTCCTCTTACAATAGAACTCTAAGGTAATGAAATCCCTTTATTAACAGAGATTGTCAACTAGCAAGGTAGAGTTATAAGAGTACTATAAGAATAAGATTAAAAATAAGAACCTGAAAACAAGATGTCCGCCGTGCAAAATTCACACATCCACAGATGGTGCACATCCAATCAGATGGAACAGTGATACTCCGGTGGTTACCATGGTTAGATCTTGAAGCACTGTCTAGACTACCAGGCCCACCGGGTCCTCCAGTTGGCTTGCTACTGCCAAACAACAAATTAGAGGTCTGTTAATTCAAACTTTGCAGCGGTACCAGAACATAATATTCAGAAACGCCAAGAGTAATTTCTAAAACTGCTGAAAAACATGGTACCTCTACTACTAAGAAAATGGACATTGCAGCTTGTCTGAAAATTGcagaaataaaagatgaaaataaccGGAAGTTGAAGAAATATTAATTACTGTCCTGATTGGGGGCCTAGTGGGTatattttcctctttttgaaGGAAGAGCACACTTCCTGTTCTCTTTTACTCCCTTACCTTCCCTAATTTGCAGGCAGCATCAAAATTCAAGGAAAAAGAATAAAAGGGATGATGACTTTTGATATACCATGAAAGGGAGTGCCGCAGTTGCAATGACAAAGCACAAAGAACTGATGGTTCAAGAAAGCTTGAATAAATTTACTCAAAAAGGGTGCTCCAAATTTGAGCCCAAACAGAAACTAAACCCTAAATGTGCAAGAGAAAGTAAACACTTGGTGCATTATACCCTTGGCTTCACTAGACAATCTTGCAAAGTATGAACTGGCAGTGATAATAAAGATAACAAAATCAGTACTCTCATAtgcaacaaaataatatttaccTGTACTCGAAGAAAAGCTTCCTACCATCCACAACTAGACCCTCATCCCCAAGTTTATCCATCATTGCTTGCGCCGCACCCTATTTCACAGCACTAAGCTCAATTCTGTGCTAGAATGAAATGGAAAATATGACATTTGCATATAATTTTATTGGTCATACCACAGAAGGGAAATCAATAAAGGCAAATCCGCGAGAAACGCCAGAATTTCGTTCTTTGATCACACGAACATGGCGTAGGGGCCCCCACTCAGCCTTTAAAAAAAAAGCAtacaaaaggaaagaaatttGATGAGCACAAATACAGCAAAACTGAGTGGGCGACAAGTAGCACATAGAGAGTTGAGTGAGAAGAAGAGATTGACAGAGAGAGTACAAGGATCTGATACAAATCTTCTTCGGTCGTTTTCTGTGAAAGGCCTTTGACAACAACAGTCGCTGAAGGGGCCTACATTAAATAGCAGAAGCCATGAGCGCTTCTACCATAAACGCAAATGGGATATGCAATGTATGAAACATACCACAGAATAATTGTCATGGTATCTTTTATCATCACGATCTCTTCGTCTCTCACTTCTATCGTATCGGCCATCATCATAACTGTCCTCTCTATGACTGCGACTATGACTTCGACTTCGAGGAGATCTTGACCTCATGCGATCATCACGACCACGAGAACGTGAGCGGGAATGCTCATGTCTTCTATATGGACTCGGATCCCTCTCACGACTCGATTCTTTGTCACGTTCACGCTCACGGGATTCACGTCGTCTCCAATTACCATCTTTCCCACTGCCTCTTTCATAGTCTGAGTCATAACTATATCTACTGTACTCATGGTCCCTTTCACGGTTATCCTCCCTGTTCGGGTGCGCCATACGATGTTTGTAGTCATAATCATCATAGGGGTAGTCATCACGCTCGCGTCCCCCATACCTAGCAGGCCTGTCAAATCCAGCATCAGGGTAGTTGTCAAAACTGCATAAACCATCTCTGAATGTGTTAATCTCATGATACTTATCAGCTTCACAAATTTCATGATTGGAATCAACATACAGCTTCTCATGCCTCCTGGAATCTCTCTCCACAGGATACTCTTCTTCATAACTTCTTCTCCTTGTTTGAGGCCAATGTCCAACTGCTGGTGGCGGATGAGGGTAGTGCTCTCCTTCCAGTATATCACGGTGATAGGCACCCCGTGAGTAAACACCATCCCTCGAAAATCTATCATCTAGAAACCTCCCGTCATCATAAGAACCACCAGCCCTGCAAGAAAACCATGAGGCAAAGGCCAATTGGAAAAGGCAAAAaaataatggaagaaaatgaaGTGTCAAGTACCAACCTAAATAGGCAGTACATTAAAGATTTTAAATAGTTCTATTACATGTTCATGCAACAAATGTGACAAGTATTATTTGAAgtcttaaaaaaattaatttatcatcAAGCAACTTGATTACCCTTTTGGTGAAAGATGATAACACTCACCGGAAATCTGGCTCATGAACTCCTCTATAACCCTCCAAAGCCTGTGGATTCAAGAGAATAAGTTGTGTCAGCAAGTTATAATCAAGGATGGAAGTTTAGGCAAATCCATTCCACATCCTCACTCTCCCATGGCTTTCATTCATTGTTCTTTAAGAGATGCTGGAAAATTTTTGGACAATCACATGACCCTAGTTTCTTGTCTATCATCCATTATGTGATTAAGAAGGAAACCACAATTACGCTGTTATTTTCCCATCCATGATGGAGCCCATATCGACCAGGATCCATTTCTTGCAAGAGCCACTGGTGTTATCCCTGCAAAACTCTTGATGTTCTTTTTTGAAGTTTCAGCAGCAAGATGACTGTAAGGCTTTCCTGTAATGCATGCACAAATAGATAGTCAAGCCATCATGAACCAGGAAACAATCTTCATGATTTGGCCTCCCCTTTACTGGACTCCTCAAAATCAAAATCTTCCCAGAACAACTCTTGAAACAGTGTAACGTACAACTAAGATCTTCATGTAGGAATCATCAGATATAATGTTACTGAATATCATCTGAACCTGAAGAGATTACTAAACCCAAAGCAAAAGATATGGGTTCTCTTGTTCAAAAATAGAAAGCCACATGACAACTTTCTCAGTACAAAGGACATCACCACTTCAAAAAAAAGGTCATAGGATTACTC includes the following:
- the LOC107781047 gene encoding SUPPRESSOR OF ABI3-5 isoform X2 is translated as MDPGRYGLHHGWENNSALEGYRGVHEPDFRAGGSYDDGRFLDDRFSRDGVYSRGAYHRDILEGEHYPHPPPAVGHWPQTRRRSYEEEYPVERDSRRHEKLFDNYPDAGFDRPARYGGRERDDYPYDDYDYKHRMAHPNREDNRERDHEYSRYSYDSDYERGSGKDGNWRRRESRERERDKESSRERDPSPYRRHEHSRSRSRGRDDRMRSRSPRSRSHSRSHREDSYDDGRYDRSERRRDRDDKRYHDNYSVAPSATVVVKGLSQKTTEEDLYQILAEWGPLRHVRVIKERNSGVSRGFAFIDFPSVGAAQAMMDKLGDEGLVVDGRKLFFEYSSKPTGGPGGPGSLDSASRSNHGNHRSITVPSDWMCTICGCVNFARRTSCFQCNEPRTDDAPPADMASSNSSSLGRRGEAGPTHVLVVRGLDENADEEMLRYEFSKHAPIKDLRLVRDKFTHVSRGFAFVHFYSVEEATKALEATNGTTLEKNGQILRVAYAKSILGPGSNASQTSSLAAAAIEAATFAQQYDAVGWAPKEYNPDDKLSTGGQERSGEVAGQNSAPQSGFVWDEASGYYYDAASGFYYDGNTGLYYDGNNGIWYTYDQKTQQYVPCTNHNDTKAAEGQTETTKSSDGSNTKKVVISAPAIVVAGEKASSLPDAIQAAASAAIAAEKKEKEKAKEIKLASKSSILANKKKMNNVLSMWKQRSHEGQAPRVALEDNQTVGEDRSNSVGPAAKTKLKAEPLTARENATASPGLAGNSTFQSVSFESPDKPRSVTNSSGGTLKGVIRGSGLGVVKSDTLYTGSSGSSSTSHTMPPSTAPSLTNADASAAPFRTDASALGSYMPPVPAGGGKRRFSEMPSQPPSTKEQSQTTTAYRDRAAERRSLYGSSSAFGDDASDLGDSNRDSTSRRGVFDPTPFPPGVGGGRSAEANSQSFEVISADRAIDESNVGNRMLRNMGWQEGLGLGKDGSGMVEPVQAQASERRAGLGIHQPKKVDPNLEVQAGDSYKTLIQKKAIARFREMS
- the LOC107781047 gene encoding SUPPRESSOR OF ABI3-5 isoform X4, with the translated sequence MNESHGRALEGYRGVHEPDFRAGGSYDDGRFLDDRFSRDGVYSRGAYHRDILEGEHYPHPPPAVGHWPQTRRRSYEEEYPVERDSRRHEKLFDNYPDAGFDRPARYGGRERDDYPYDDYDYKHRMAHPNREDNRERDHEYSRYSYDSDYERGSGKDGNWRRRESRERERDKESSRERDPSPYRRHEHSRSRSRGRDDRMRSRSPRSRSHSRSHREDSYDDGRYDRSERRRDRDDKRYHDNYSVAPSATVVVKGLSQKTTEEDLYQILAEWGPLRHVRVIKERNSGVSRGFAFIDFPSVGAAQAMMDKLGDEGLVVDGRKLFFEYSSKPTGGPGGPGSLDSASRSNHGNHRSITVPSDWMCTICGCVNFARRTSCFQCNEPRTDDAPPADMASSNSSSLGRRGEAGPTHVLVVRGLDENADEEMLRYEFSKHAPIKDLRLVRDKFTHVSRGFAFVHFYSVEEATKALEATNGTTLEKNGQILRVAYAKSILGPGSNASQTSSLAAAAIEAATFAQQYDAVGWAPKEYNPDDKLSTGGQERSGEVAGQNSAPQSGFVWDEASGYYYDAASGFYYDGNTGLYYDGNNGIWYTYDQKTQQYVPCTNHNDTKAAEGQTETTKSSDGSNTKKVVISAPAIVVAGEKASSLPDAIQAAASAAIAAEKKEKEKAKEIKLASKSSILANKKKMNNVLSMWKQRSHEGQAPRVALEDNQTVGEDRSNSVGPAAKTKLKAEPLTARENATASPGLAGNSTFQSVSFESPDKPRSVTNSSGGTLKGVIRGSGLGVVKSDTLYTGSSGSSSTSHTMPPSTAPSLTNADASAAPFRTDASALGSYMPPVPAGGGKRRFSEMPSQPPSTKEQSQTTTAYRDRAAERRSLYGSSSAFGDDASDLGDSNRDSTSRRGVFDPTPFPPGVGGGRSAEANSQSFEVISADRAIDESNVGNRMLRNMGWQEGLGLGKDGSGMVEPVQAQASERRAGLGIHQPKKVDPNLEVQAGDSYKTLIQKKAIARFREMS
- the LOC107781047 gene encoding SUPPRESSOR OF ABI3-5 isoform X5; its protein translation is MDPGRYGLHHGWENNSALEGYRGVHEPDFRAGGSYDDGRFLDDRFSRDGVYSRGAYHRDILEGEHYPHPPPAVGHWPQTRRRSYEEEYPVERDSRRHEKLPARYGGRERDDYPYDDYDYKHRMAHPNREDNRERDHEYSRYSYDSDYERGSGKDGNWRRRESRERERDKESSRERDPSPYRRHEHSRSRSRGRDDRMRSRSPRSRSHSRSHREDSYDDGRYDRSERRRDRDDKRYHDNYSVAPSATVVVKGLSQKTTEEDLYQILAEWGPLRHVRVIKERNSGVSRGFAFIDFPSVGAAQAMMDKLGDEGLVVDGRKLFFEYSSKPTGGPGGPGSLDSASRSNHGNHRSITVPSDWMCTICGCVNFARRTSCFQCNEPRTDDAPPADMASSNSSSLGRRGEAGPTHVLVVRGLDENADEEMLRYEFSKHAPIKDLRLVRDKFTHVSRGFAFVHFYSVEEATKALEATNGTTLEKNGQILRVAYAKSILGPGSNASQTSSLAAAAIEAATFAQQYDAVGWAPKEYNPDDKLSTGGQERSGEVAGQNSAPQSGFVWDEASGYYYDAASGFYYDGNTGLYYDGNNGIWYTYDQKTQQYVPCTNHNDTKAAEGQTETTKSSDGSNTKKVVISAPAIVVAGEKASSLPDAIQAAASAAIAAEKKEKEKAKEIKLASKSSILANKKKMNNVLSMWKQRSHEGQAPRVALEDNQTVGEDRSNSVGPAAKTKLKAEPLTARENATASPGLAGNSTFQSVSFESPDKPRSVTNSSGGTLKGVIRGSGLGVVKSDTLYTGSSGSSSTSHTMPPSTAPSLTNADASAAPFRTDASALGSYMPPVPAGGGKRRFSEMPSQPPSTKEQSQTTTAYRDRAAERRSLYGSSSAFGDDASDLGDSNRDSTSRRGVFDPTPFPPGVGGGRSAEANSQSFEVISADRAIDESNVGNRMLRNMGWQEGLGLGKDGSGMVEPVQAQASERRAGLGIHQPKKVDPNLEVQAGDSYKTLIQKKAIARFREMS